The segment TAGAAGGAGAAAGCAGCACAGGTCAGTACTGAGGAGCCAGAGTTGCCAGGACGGGCCTTCAGGCGCATAGATGGCGGCTCTGTGGGGACACAGGGAATGGGGTGGGCCAGCAGTTAGGGTAGGCTATGACCTCACCCACTGATCCCACCCCTGCCAAGCCTTGGTGTGAAACTTGTCATGAACAGACCCCACTTCCCTATTATCAGCACTGTGCTGACCCAGAGGGCTTCGCAGAGTGACAGACACCCCATCCTGCTGACCCCGCTACCACGCCCCCTGATTTTGGCGTATGTGTGGTATATTTGTGGATCAAGGACAGAGGTCAATGGCAGGcaccttcctctcttgctcttcaaattttttcccctttctttttcactttgtgtgtctgagtgatttttggcctgtgtgtctgtgcaccacatgcaggcagtgcccatggaggccagatgaagacatcagatcccctggaactggagttatgggtggtggtgaaccaccatatgggagctaggaatcaaatccaggtcttctgcaagaacagcaagtgctcctaaccactgagtcacctctcccaCCCTCCACTTATTTattgagatggagtctctcactgaacctggggttCACCCTTTCAGCCACACTAAGCGGCTGGTGAGGTCCCATCTCTGCCAGACCCATCCCTGCAGCTATAGACATGCAGCAGTACACCCAGCCTTTGCAAGGGGACTGAGGATCAGAACCCAGGTCTTCCTGCACAGCAAACACTGTGCTCAGTGTGTATCTTGCCAGGcacatgtatttgtttgtttcccaACTGAATTTCACTCTTAGTCCGGCCAAGCCTTGAACCCGTTATATAGATACACATGACTTTGACTTCCTTATCTTCCTGCCTTTACTTGCTAAGAGCTAGCTAAGAGACAGCAGCCATGTGCCCCCGGATACTGGTTTATGTAGTAAACCTCTCTAGTGCATGACCTGTTCTTGGCCCTCGGAACACATTAGTGTATACACAGAGCGAAGAGACATGGCTGTCCTAGCTGCTGTGATGGTGCAGGCCCATACAAATGATCCCAGCACCTGAATCTCTGTGAATACCAGGCCGACCTGTTCTACGTATCAATTCCAGgcaagccaaggctacatagtgacatAGTGAGaccaagaaaagaaagacacaaataaataaatacattgtggctggggatgtggcttagTTTGCAGAGTGCTTGTCTGGACCTGGGTGaaatcctgggttcaatcccaagcacACTGACATTGACTGTGCACCCTGGAGAAcccctgtgatctcagcactgcagactggaggtcagaggatgaagAGTTCAAGGTTACCTTTGGTGAAATAggaagtttggggccagcctgggctacacaagatcCTGAATCAACAGCAATAAACCCCTAAACAAAATGGAATCCATGGGGATCTGAGACCCCAGCAAGGCTGTGTGCACGGCAGAGGCGTTCCCTCCATGCAGGGTGGGTCTCACAATCTTGGTTCTGCTCTGATCCTCAGCAGAAAATAAGCTGACAATTTCTTAGGAAGAGGAAGCTAGGCAGCTTCCCTGAAAGAGGGGCCTCACTGGCATCTAAGAAAGACCTGCGGCACCGGCTCTCAACCACAGAGGACCGGACCTCAGTCAGCAGTTCTGTGTCCTGCCTTGTGCTTGTTATTGTTTTCCAGTGAGGATGACTTCCTGTGGGTAGTGCTGAGAGACACCCATGGTTCTCctgttttccagttctgaccCTGAGGGTGCTAAGAGTCAGCCCAGCCTTGGCTTCtgcttaacagaaaaaaaaagaaaaaaaaaaaaaaaaaggaagcaccTTAGCCCCAGAAACTGTAAGCTGGCTGCCAGGGCAGCAGGATTACAGACTCACCCATTAAACCACAGAGGGAGTTGAAAGGTAGCTTGGGAAACTTAGCTAGgccccatctcaaaataaaaagtcaaaagaGGGCTCAGAAGAGCCTGAGGAGCAGCTTAGCAGCATTTTCTGCTCTTTCTACAGAACTGAGTTCATTCCCAGTACCGACACTGGGTGACACTCAACCACCAgtaactccagctgcaaatgACCTGATGccttctggcatctgtggtctcatGCAcaatatgtgcatgtacacaacCATATAaattagcaataaaataaatgtaatcagaaaaagttttaaaaataaaataaaataaaagagggctggtggggttggggatttagctcagtggtagagcgcttgcctagcaagcacaaggccctgggttcagtccccagctccaaaaaaaaaaaaaaaaaaaaaaaaagagggctggtGACGTGGTTCAGTGGGTAGACACCTGCtgacaagcctggtgacctgagctccatccccacagcctacatggcagaaggagagatcCAGCTTACTAAGTCCCCTGACctgtctatacacacacacacacacacacacactcacaaacacacactcacatgcacaaataaacaaatacaaataaatgtaactttaaaaatatttttaggggttggggatttagctcagtggtagagcgcttgcctagcaagcacaaggccctgggttcagtccccagctccaaaaaaaaagaaaagaaaaaaaatatttttaagtaaagtGAGGGCTAATGGTATGCCCAGTGTTATAACCtaaaatcccccagtgaggggctggggtgtggctcagtggtagagcccctgcctagaatcccccagtcagaggctggggtgtggctcagtggtagagcccctgcctagaatcccccagtgaggctAGGGCGTGGCTCAGTAGAGTCCCTGCCTTGTatgtttggaaggaaggaaacagtaaCATAACCTTACACCTGGTAACAGAAGGCTATTATGAAAAACAAAGTCACATGTAGACAATGTATCAATTGTAGCTAGTGCCTGTAGAACTTGGAACCCTTGTCAAGGAGAATGTAAACAGTGTAGCTACTatggtatttctctttctttttctcttagccctggctggcttcagAGAcctccctgtccctgcctccggagtgctaagattaaaggtgtgtactccCAACACAAGCCACCATGTTTTTTCTGAATAAATGAGTCCAGacctggagaggtgactcagcaggtaaaattAATAGCAAGTGGCTGCTCTTCAGGGGAttcgggttcaattcccagcacccacttggtagGCAACTGCtaagcatctgtaattccagctcctgggatcagatgccttcctctggcctctgtgagtacttgcatgcacatggtgcacagacgtaCATggaggcaacacacacacacacacacacacacacacatagaagaaaaaaagctttttttttttttggtttaatgAGACCAGTCATCCTATTTGTGGACACTTAACCGGAGGTTGATATCAAGATTTCAGGGAACCATTGGCCCCTATTCTGCACTGTAGCACCCATCAAAACAGCCAAACTACAGAAACGATGTAAACCCCCTTGGCTGATAAATGAAGACTTCTAGGATGGACAACTGTGCAGCCATAATTcctcaggctggggagatggcccagtaggGAAGAGTGTTTATTGCAccagcatgaggacccaagttcaaatccttaGCACTTATGTAAaaacttaaggggttggggatttagctcagtggtagagcacttgcctagcaagcacaaggccctgggttcggtccccagctccaaaaaatagaaaaaagaaaaaaaaaaaaaaacttaagcaTATCTCCGTGACTGTAACCCTGGCACTGAGGGTAGGGGCAGAGGAAAGAGGACCGTTAGGGGCCTGGCTAGATGCCTGTGTGgcttcaagttcagtgagagaatcTGGGTCAAGGAAATAAGATGGACAGAGACGGGAGAGCCACCTTCTCTGGTCTCTGTGCATGTGGACGGGTGAACACCCCGTACATAGGTGTATAgcgcatacacgcatacacacgcacacacatagataAGTAAGTAAATGTAAGTTTTAAGGatgttttaaaacttaaaacacgGCCCAGCGGCGgcagcgcatgcctttaatctccagcacttgggaggcagagatggatgggtctttgaattcaaggccagcctggtctacagacagaGTTCCAACACAgctactacacagagaaaccctgtctccaaaaacccaaaaccaaccaaaagtGTGCTCAGTGGCAGAGCTCTTTCTTACCTAGCAAGAGAGAGGGTGTGAGCACAGTCCCAAAGGAGCCAATCAAGTGAGGGGGCAGAGTAAAAAGCAAACgggggttggggctggagaggtggctccggGACTAAGAGCTTGTGGCTATTTCAGAGAACTCCGAttcagttccagcacccacatcgggcACGCTATAACTACCagtaactccagctacaggggatgtaacgccctcttctggcactcatgcgcacacaggcacacaagtacacatatgAAAAGTAAAGTACAAgtattctgtttttattatgtgcatgtatgtgtgtgcacgtgagcaTAGGTGGCCAAGGAGGCTGGCTGGTGGCTTCAGATCCCCTGGTCCTGGAGTTATGGCTGTCTGGGAGCTGCCTGACTGGGAGCTGAACTCACATCCTTTGAAAGATCACTGTGTGCTCTCAAGCACCAAGCTGAGTCCAGCCTTAAGATTTGTTTTCCAGACCCAACCCCCAAAGCTgtgctctggcctccacacacgtgAACACACTCACAACTCAAATCCAGACAGGATGAGACTTGGGTGGAGAAATGACAGACCTTCTTCACATCCAACTTGTTGGAAAGGAAAGCAAGAGGATCTATACGTAGAATGTAAAGCTGTAAAACTCCTCCAAATACACAGAAAGACCTAGGTCATCTTGGGCTGGGAATGACCTCAAAGCAAGATATACCAACAAAAGTACAGTCCTCAGAAGAGGGCtcggggctaaagagatggcttagcagttaagagtaccaactggggttggggatttagctcagtggtagagcacttgcctagcaagcgcaaggccctgggttcggtccccagctccgaaaaaaaaaaaaagaaaagaaaaaaaaaagagtaccaactgctctcttttagaggtcctgagttcaagtcccagcaatcaAATGGCATCTTACAAGCATctacaatgggatctgatgccctcttctggtgtgcaggcacacatgcaagcagaacacttatatacaaaaataaataaatttaaaaaaaaaaaaacaaacaaaccaagatttGAAGATacctttaaaagaataaaagaaaaacaatcgaGGAAGCGTGTGTGAAACACTTATTTGATGAAGATTTGGGTccacaatatataaagaactcttaGAAgttaacaagaagaaaaagacatggaaaatcctagcacttgagaggctgagaccAAGAGGGTGACAAGTTTGAGGTCCCATGGTCTACATTGTGAGACTCTGCCTAActataacaaacaaaaaagaaaacgcAGATGGGCACAGCAGCATACTCCTTTAGTCGTAGCACTCaagagagttcaaagccagcctggactactgtcttacaaacaaaaacaatttgcTAGGTGTGGCAACACACTTCTGTCAAACCAGCACTTGGAATGGGgaagaaggatcaggaattcaagaccatcctcagctacacaatgAGCTCatggttagcctgggctacacgagaccttgtctttaaaaaaaggtcCACTGGGATGTGTGAAAAAGGCTGCACTGAGGAGGATGCTGGGAAGGCTTTGAGAATGGCTGTGGAGATCtggaggagggacaggagagaggctCACCCTTCCACTCCAGGTTCTGACGGCCCCTCTCCAGGTGGCCTAGCAGCCGCTCAGGACAAGAAGTTAGCAGGAACTCGCTCTCCTTCCTGGCCGCCTCAGGTTGCTTCATCCACAGATTACCAACGATATCTGTCTCCGGCCACTCCCCACTCCAGTTGCCCGTTCTTGGGTTGAACCGCATGAACTCCTCACCATTGAGGGCAAACACAGCCGTGGGCAATGAAGAATTATCAGGGGCCAGTTCACAGCCCAGCAGGCCCTGCAGTGTGAAGGTCCCTAGATGCCAACACGCAGGCAAGCAGACTCAGGAGCAAGGGCcagccttcctttcctctcctccctcagaccTCAAGGTTCAGACCCAACCTTCCCCCTTATTCCTGGGGGTCTTTATCCTCCCACTTCAGACCCAGGACTCCAGCCTCCTTTTATGACCCAGGCGTCCTTCCTCAAGCCCAGGCTACTACGGCCCACCCTCCTTTCTGACCATTTATTTGGTTCTCCAGGGTCCTGATGGCCTCCAAGAAGAGCTGTTCTTTGCTTTTCAGATCCGTGGTCTCCTTCTCCCAATACCAAGACACCTGGTTTTCCCATATCCAGGCCCCACAGGGGTCAGCCTCCTGCCGCAGGTTGTTGTAGGTCAGATATTGCTGAGCACCCAGCCAGCCCGTGGCCCAGAAAGAGGGAAGCCCCGTTGATAAGTCAGACACAGCTGCAAGATGATACATCAGTGGGAGACGGGGCTCtgcagaggaaagaggagaatcAGCGGGTCATGCGCTGCACCCCGCCCCACAGAAACGCAGAGTGAAGACTGGGCTCAGCCTGAAGGGCCCCGATCCTACAGAGAGAAGGGGACAGACACCCAGGGGGaggaagacagacaaacagatggacAGGCACAGAGATGACCCTGAGATTGTCAAGTGTATTTGACACAATGCTCAGAGTAGTTAGTTACACACAGCGAGATTTCCAGGAAGGCCCGGACATCCCAAAAAAGCCTTTTTATTGTCTCTTCTCCACTACTTGTCTCTTCTTCCTATCCCCTTTCTGACCCGCTCCAGGTAGGTCCTGGTGGCCTCTTACCCGCTCCCcaggtctgaggcaggaggaccaataAGAGGCTGAGGAGGACCCCGGGCTGGGACATCCCCATCCTGACAGGGCGACCCGGAGTGGAAGGCACACGTGACTCCTCTGGACCCCGCCTTGTTGATTCTTCACAAGGTCCCTGTGGACTCTTCGTAGACCAGGGCACTGGATGGTGGGATGGAGACCCAGTCCAAGACGACAGGAGTGCTCCTGTGTGAACTTTCACCTTCTCATTTGATCCACGTTAGTTAATTAATTACAGAACTAGACAGACCAAAATTTGTCTCAGActtatgttatttccttttctcctccctcagaCCTGACGTGCCAGGCCTTATCCTGTCCCTCATTCCCAGGGGCTCAGATTTCAGCCTCAGAAGCCCTCAAACCCAACCCAAGAGTCCAGTTCCCAGAAttcctccctcagacccaggagTCAACTTTCAAGATCCTCCCCCAGACCCAAAACGCTAGGCCCAGCCTTCCTCTCTCAGGCTCAGGTGCCCAGGATTCTGCTTTCCTTCCTCAGACCAGACCCCCCTCTCACCTGAAGGAGTCTAGGTCACAATGCTCCTCCCCCAGAACCTAGGCGCCAATCCCCTTCCCTCTGACCCTGGGGTACTGGCCCCTCAAACCTAGAAATCCAGGCCTTGGCCTCCTCCTCTGACCCTCACCCTGGGCCCCTCTTCCTCACAGAAGCCTGCTTCCCTCTTCACCTGCAGCCGATGGATCCTCTGCTCGGAGCCTCTAGTTCTTTTCTTACATCCTGTCTGTACACAGTTAGGACTGTGGAACTCTGAGGGAATCCAGCTCCACCCACGAGCTCTTAAGCACACCCCTGGGCCTCTGTCCAACCTCTCTGGAAGCCTCCTGGGGCAGTCGTCATTCGGCCTGCCTCCCAAAGCAGTTTCTGTGTTTACTCATTCTGAGCATTTTCAGAGTAGTCTCACAGTACTGGAAAGGCCTGGGCACTGAATGTGGCTTTAAGACACCTCGGGATTTGTGGGCTGTGGGTGTGGCTCAGTCATGGCATAACTGCCTAACACGAAAGGCCTGGCTGCAGCCCACTCTCAGCAGTAAACCCGCTCTGTGACCAGCACTTGAGTGAGGTGGTCCCAACCCTGCCTACACACTCTGTGACTAGAGTCCTCGTCTCAGGCCCCATCTCCTACCCTGCCACCCAACCCAAGATCTTGTcaggaaagacacacagacacacagagagacagacactgacATGGATAGGTTGACGGGTAGATAGAGAGCAAAGGAGACAGGGGGTGGGTGCGCACAATTCCAGCTCTGAGGCTGAGTCGGGGAGGCCAGGGGTTCATGGCCGACTTGAGCGAATATAAACAGCTGAGAGGGAGCTTGACAGAGCCATGAGTGGTCGACTAGCGGGTCAGCAGAAGGATCAGCAGACAGAATAGACAGGCAAAGCAGGCATGGTGGGGCAGGCCTGGAACCCATGTACTTGAAAGACAGACGCAAGAAAATGGACAGTTTGGAgctgaagagctggctcagcagttaagagcacctgctgccttttcagaggccctgagtttggttcccagcacccacatggtggctcacagccatccataactccagttctaggggatctgacaatTTCTTATCTCCCTGAACACCAGGCAGGAACGTGGGGCACATGTATGCACCCGggcatgaataaaataaatctaaaaaagccttttaaggggttggggatttagctcagcggtagagcgcttgcctagcacgcacaaggccctgggttcggtccccagctccgaaaaaaagaaccaaaaaaaaaagccttttaaagAGAGAATAGAAAGTCAACTGCTCCAGCCTGCCTTGACCTCCCTCTCCCCCAGGTCTGTAttgcatgcacaggcacatgtaGGTGTGTGTAATGGTGATGGTCATGGTAGCAGAGGGGTAGGGTAGAtgtgtctacagagagagttccaggacagctaggggtacatggagaaaccctgtcttgaaaaaccaaacaacaaaaagaacactggctgctcttgtggagcgcctgagtttgattcccagaatcggCATAGatgctctcaaccatctgtaatcccagctacagGGGAGCTAACTGAGGGCAttgtactcacatgcacagacacagaggaaCAAGCAAATCcggaaactaaaaataaaaaagaacaggtGTGGCAGCTCACGCCTTTCGTCTCagctctcaggacacagaggtaggcagatcccttgagctcaagaccagcctgatctacacagtgagtgtgAGTCAGGGgctttgtgttatttttttttttaagtcaacagcaacaacaaaagctaTGAAGACCTGGGGCTTTGGTTCATTTAATGAAGTAAATCTACTTGCCTAGTTTGCAGAAGGacagggagttcaaggtcatcctcaatgacatagtaagtttgaagccaggctgGGCTTACAAAGGACCCtgtcaaaggaaggaaagaaggaaggaaggaaggaaggaaggaaggaaggaagggagggaggaaggaaggaaggaaggaaggaagggagagagggaggaaggaaggaagggagagagggaggaaggaagggaggaaagaggaaagaaggaaggaggaaagaaggaaggaaggggaaagaggaaagaaggaaggaaggaggaaagaaggaaggaagaaggaaagaaggaaggaggaaagaaggaaggaagaaggaaagagggaaggaaggaaagaagaaggctTGGCAGGGAAGTGTTCATGGGAAGCCTGTCACACCAGAGTCTAAAGTCTACCGAAAACTGAGGGTAAAGCCACAGTGAAATTAGCAGCGACACTGTTGTGTTGTGACAACGGAGGTGACACCCTTCTATGGAGGGAGATTTCAAACAAAAATACTAACATAGCAATCAGTTACGCTGAATGGCCACCACCAAGACCTGGCCTTTCTCTTCTGATACGGAAACCCCAAGCTTCCTGAAAGTCTTACAAATCGGCCCAGAACCTTTGTCCACAGTGAGAAGCTGACTTTTTTCCCTTGTGCAACCCTACAGTCTCCAGTTTTACCTCTTCAGCTGCAACCCTGCCCCGAGCCTTCCAGGAGACACCCTGATTTCACTTAACTAAGAAAGAGGGGGGAAGGTCTGTCTCttcaaaaacatacaaacacTGAACAGAAGCCTCCCAAACCCTGTGTGGTTACAGGTGAGACACTTAGCGGGACTTTCCCTTGAGAAGCCTAGTTCCACGCTTGGGCCCTCCCCTTCATTGCCTCTTTCTGTGAAGGTCCCTGTGCATCAATCTATGTCTGAATCCCTTccagggctgtggagatggctcagcaggtaaaggcatctgctatacaagcctgatgatctgagttcaatccctggaacccacacaaagatggcaggagggagggaggcagggagagaaggagggagggagagaggacacaaagttatcctctgatctccacatgtgtggTATATCTCCCCTTACCACATGCATATGTGCGTACACATGCACAATAATGCATTGGAAAatttgggccagcaagatggttcactgggtaaaggagcttgctgccaagcctgataacctgaggtTGATCCGCAGGACCCACATGGTcagagagaactgagtcctgaaagttgtcctccgaTCTTTGCATATGAACTGtggtgcatgtacatgcacaaagttaactgtaatttaaaaaaaaggggggggctggggatttagctcagtggtagagcgcttacctaggaagctcaaggccctgggttcggtccccagctccgaaaaaaagaaccaaaaaaaaaaaaaaaaaaaaaaaaaaaaagaggaaacggagaagagacccagtctcaagaaACATttttagcacacacctttgatcccagtactcaggaggcaaaggcaaaggcagagacagagataatGTCTGAGTTgggggccaacctggtctacagagtgagttctaggacagccagggatacaccaaggaaccctgtcttgaaaaaccaaaaattaggggttggggatttagctcagtggtagagcgctttcctagcaagcacaaggccttgggttaggtccccagctctgaaaaaaaaaaaaaaaaaaaggaaaaaaaaaaccaaaaattgtAAAAACTTCTAAAAGTTTAGACCACCTCTACAGGTCACTCACGTCCCTGCTGCCTCCCCCGTTCTGTGGCTAATAACCAATAATCAATAACATACCACCTCTTTTTGTCTCTCAGTGCTGCCCCTGGCATGGCGTTTTGGTGACCCGTATGGGGACATCTCTTCTTTATCTCTCACTCACTTCTTCCTAGGGTGCCTGAGGTCAGTTCTGAGTCCACCCCGTCTGGAAGGGGGTGAGCCCTAGAGTGACTGACTTGAGCTTGACCAGGCCACCCTAGGCCACTGTAACCTCAGGGGTACAAGCTGCCTAAAGAGCTCATTTCGACCCTTGTAAAGAGTCTGTCATATTTGCCTGTGACAGACCCTGACTAAGGGACACTTTGGTGAAGGCCCACAGTATCCAGCTAGGGTAA is part of the Rattus norvegicus strain BN/NHsdMcwi chromosome 1, GRCr8, whole genome shotgun sequence genome and harbors:
- the Fcgrt gene encoding IgG receptor FcRn large subunit p51 isoform X1 yields the protein MGMSQPGVLLSLLLVLLPQTWGAEPRLPLMYHLAAVSDLSTGLPSFWATGWLGAQQYLTYNNLRQEADPCGAWIWENQVSWYWEKETTDLKSKEQLFLEAIRTLENQINGTFTLQGLLGCELAPDNSSLPTAVFALNGEEFMRFNPRTGNWSGEWPETDIVGNLWMKQPEAARKESEFLLTSCPERLLGHLERGRQNLEWKEPPSMRLKARPGNSGSSVLTCAAFSFYPPELKFRFLRNGLASGSGNCSTGPNGDGSFHAWSLLEVKRGDEHHYQCQVEHEGLAQPLTVDLDSPARSSVPVVGIILGLLLVVVAIAGGVLLWNRMRSGLPAPWLSLSGDDSGDLLPGGNLPPEAEPQGVNAFPATS
- the Fcgrt gene encoding IgG receptor FcRn large subunit p51 isoform X2; translation: MYHLAAVSDLSTGLPSFWATGWLGAQQYLTYNNLRQEADPCGAWIWENQVSWYWEKETTDLKSKEQLFLEAIRTLENQINGTFTLQGLLGCELAPDNSSLPTAVFALNGEEFMRFNPRTGNWSGEWPETDIVGNLWMKQPEAARKESEFLLTSCPERLLGHLERGRQNLEWKEPPSMRLKARPGNSGSSVLTCAAFSFYPPELKFRFLRNGLASGSGNCSTGPNGDGSFHAWSLLEVKRGDEHHYQCQVEHEGLAQPLTVDLDSPARSSVPVVGIILGLLLVVVAIAGGVLLWNRMRSGLPAPWLSLSGDDSGDLLPGGNLPPEAEPQGVNAFPATS